Part of the Priestia filamentosa genome, GTTTATGAACTAACCTTAAATTCAAAAGAAGGATAGAAAAGATTATGGGATAAGAGATGGCTGAATACCATAGCTTCCAGCCATTGTAATAAAAAAACTTAGTATGCAGAGAAAATAATTCAAAGGAAAGGGCAAAAAGTATCCAACCTAAAATGTACATTATCTTTTTTAGTTTATGGCTTTTTGATGGATACAGATTTAGAAAGAGGATACTAGTAGAGGAAAAATAAAGAAGAATAGCTAAAAGACCTAACCATTGAAACCCTTCTTCAAAATATCCATATAGATTATAATGTAAGTCAAAAACCATATCGACG contains:
- a CDS encoding CBO0543 family protein, with amino-acid sequence MWVLIFLSFGIMNIVAFLIPKRLNQLEIYATSFFAFTYGIIVDMVFDLHYNLYGYFEEGFQWLGLLAILLYFSSTSILFLNLYPSKSHKLKKIMYILGWILFALSFELFSLHTKFFYYNGWKLWYSAISYPIIFSILLLNLRLVHKLEHPKI